From Portunus trituberculatus isolate SZX2019 chromosome 50, ASM1759143v1, whole genome shotgun sequence, the proteins below share one genomic window:
- the LOC123499788 gene encoding mucin-2-like, whose protein sequence is DIPSPSYSNSLSSSPGNSLPKVTITPFPQVQVTPLPKVTIYPFLQVRVTPLPKVPITLLPQVQVTSLPKVPITLLPKVPVTSFPQVSITPLPKVPITPLPQVSITPSPQVSITPLPQVSITPSPQVSITPSPQVSITPSPQVSITPLPQVSITPSPQVSITPSPQVSITPSPQVSITPSPQVSITPLPKVMIAPLPKITITPFLQFRVTPLPKVPITLFPQVQVTPLPQVSITPLPKFPITPLSQVLMTPSPQVSITPSPQVSITPSPQVSITPSPQVSITPSPQVLITPSPQVSITSSPQVSITPSPQVSITPSPQVSITPSPQVLITPSPQVSIIPSPQVSIIPSPQVSITPSPQVSITPSPQVLITPSPQVSITPSPQVSIIPSPQISITPSPQVLITPSPQVSITPSPQVSITPLPKVMIAPLPKVTITPFLQFRVTPLPKVPITLFPEVQVTPLPQVSITPLPKVPITPLPQISITPLPQVSITSLPKLPITPFPQVSITSLPKLPITPFPQVSITPLPKIPVTPFPQVSITPLPKIPVTPFPQVSITPLLKLPITPFPQVSVGSIIDPFYQPIIPKRQFTQCYTEPKQQGYCTYITTAVPKLGLGNFDNKIESVLQSGMWLYYENTNYNCFVSGKVFYIIGTNIGVTLPFTYSRIFSSVRPIGGENAEKGDMLISYQGEQFTGPQYFFQNDDPLMLEKIGTISSIIVLGHSKWTVYSDEHYRGVGVCVYSNIYPVQLNINPYNVGMYTNITMLGLPYIKSAKKGCQSDYGVEPLGVNGQNADGYYGAIM, encoded by the exons GATATCCCCTCGCCCTCATATTCTAACTCCCTTTCCTCAAGTCCAGGTAACTCCTTACCTAAAGTCACAATAACTCCCTTTCCTCAAGTCCAGGTAACTCCCTTACCTAAAGTCACAATATATCCTTTTCTTCAAGTCCGGGTAACTCCCTTACCTAAAGTACCAATAACTCTCCTCCCTCAAGTTCAGGTAACTTCCTTACCTAAAGTTCCAATAACTCTGTTACCTAAAGTCCCAGTAACTTCTTTCCCTCAAGTCTCAATAACTCCCTTACCTAAAGTTCCAATAACTCCCTTACCTCAAGTCTCAATAACTCCCTCACCTCAAGTCTCAATAACTCCCTTACCTCAAGTCTCAATAACTCCCTCACCTCAAGTCTCAATAACTCCCTCACCTCAAGTCTCAATAACTCCCTCACCTCAAGTCTCAATAACTCCCTTACCTCAAGTCTCAATAACTCCCTCACCTCAAGTCTCAATAACTCCCTCACCTCAAGTCTCAATAACTCCCTCACCTCAAGTCTCAATAACTCCTTCACCTCAAGTTTCGATAACTCCCTTACCTAAAGTCATGATAGCTCCCTTACCTAAAATCACAATAACTCCCTTTCTTCAATTCCGGGTAACTCCCTTACCTAAAGTTCCAATAACTCTCTTCCCTCAAGTCCAGGTAACTCCCTTACCTCAGGTCTCAATAACTCCCTTACCTAAATTTCCAATAACTCCCTTATCTCAAGTCTTGATGACTCCTTCACCTCAAGTCTCAATAACTCCCTCACCTCAGGTCTCAATAACTCCTTCACCTCAAGTCTCGATAACTCCTTCCCCTCAAGTCTCGATAACTCCTTCACCTCAAGTCTTGATAACTCCTTCACCTCAAGTCTCAATAACTTCCTCACCTCAGGTCTCAATAACTCCTTCACCTCAAGTCTCGATAACTCCTTCCCCTCAAGTCTCGATAACTCCTTCACCTCAAGTCTTGATAACTCCTTCACCTCAAGTCTCAATAATTCCCTCACCTCAAGTCTCAATAATTCCCTCACCTCAAGTCTCGATAACTCCTTCACCTCAAGTCTCGATAACTCCTTCACCTCAAGTCTTGATAACTCCTTCACCTCAAGTCTCAATAACTCCCTCACCTCAAGTCTCAATAATTCCCTCACCTCAAATCTCGATAACTCCTTCACCTCAAGTCTTGATAACTCCTTCACCTCAAGTCTCAATAACTCCTTCACCTCAAGTTTCGATAACTCCCTTACCTAAAGTCATGATAGCTCCCTTACCTAAAGTCACAATAACTCCCTTTCTTCAGTTCCGGGTAACTCCCTTACCTAAAGTTCCAATAACTCTCTTCCCTGAAGTCCAAGTAACTCCCTTACCTCAGGTCTCAATAACTCCCTTACCTAAAGTCCCAATAACTCCCTTACCTCAAATCTCAATAACTCCCTTACCTCAGGTCTCAATAACTTCCTTACCTAAACTCCCAATAACTCCCTTTCCTCAAGTCTCAATAACTTCCTTACCTAAACTCCCAATAACTCCCTTTCCTCAAGTCTCAATAACTCCCTTACCTAAAATCCCAGTAACTCCCTTTCCTCAAGTCTCAATAACTCCCTTACCTAAAATCCCAGTAACTCCCTTTCCTCAAGTCTCAATAACTCCCTTACTTAAACTCCCAATAACTCCCTTTCCTCAAGTCTCGGTTGGATCTATCATTGATCCCTTCTACCAACCTATCATTCCTAAGAGGCAATTCACACAGTGCTACACAGAACCCAAACAGCAGGGTTACTGTACTTATATTACCACTGCTGTTCCAAAACTGGGGTTGGGCAACTTTGACAACAAGATTGAAAGTGTACTTCAATCTGGCAT GTGGCTCTACTATGAAAACACCAACTACAATTGTTTCGTCTCTGGGAAAGTTTTCTATATCATTGGCACTAACATTGGTGTGACTTTACCATTTACATATAGCAGAATT TTTTCCTCTGTTCGTCCCATTGGAGGTGAAAATGCTGAAAAAGGTGACATGCTCATTAGCTACCAAGGCGAGCAATTCACAGGACCTCAATATTTCTTCCAAAATGATGATCCCTTAATGTTGGAGAAAATTGGGACGATCTCTTCTATAATTGTCCTTGGACATAGCAAGTGGACTGTATACAG TGATGAACACTACAGAGGTGtcggtgtttgtgtgtattccaACATCTACCCTGTGCAACTCAACATTAATCCGTACAATGTTGGAATGTATACAAAT ATCACAATGCTGGGCCTTCCTTACATCAAATCTGCAAAAAAGGGTTGTCAGTCCGATTATGGAGTCGAGCCCCTAGGTGTGAATGGCCAGAATGCTGATGGATACTATGGAGCCATAATGTAG